TTGCCACCAATACGACGATCAGTCGTGAAGGACTGACCGGGGTTGATCCGCGGCTGGCAGCCGAAGCCGGCGGCCTGAGCGGGAGACCACTGATTGCACGTGCCCTTCACGTGGTACGCCTGATTGCCCGTTTGACAGGCAATCGCCTTCCGATTATTGGGGTCGGAGGCATTCATACACCTGATGATGGGTTACGTATGTTGGAAGCCGGTGCCAGCCTGATCCAGATCTACACCGGACTGGTCTACTACGGGCCACTGTTGCCCAGACGGATCAACCGCGCTATCCTTACGCACAGCAAGGTACAGCAATGAATGGCTTCCTCGGCACAAAAGCTACGTTCGCGCGGGACATCTCGCTGATCGGGAGTATTCTGGTCGCGATTGCTTTCATCGTTGGTGCCTATCTCGCCGTGAAAGGGTACTACACCGCACACCGCTGGGTACAAACGGGAGCTGCCGGTGTCAATCTCGCGCTCGTGTTTGGCGTGATGATCCCCTCGTTGCTGAATGTGTCGCCCGATGAAAACCTCACCCTGCCGACAGCAGCCTTTGTGGCAATGCCGGCCCATGAGGTGATCGGTACGGTTGCGATGGTCTTTGGGGTATACGTCGTCCTGGTTGGGAATAAATGGCTCCCGCAGCGCTGGCGCTTTACCAACTATAAGCTGTTCATGCGCATTGCTTTTGGCCTGTATCTGGCCGCAACCATTATTGGGGTTGCGGTGTATGTTTTGATCCACACCTGATAACGTTGTTCGACCTGAGATAGACTGGAGCGGTTCATCGTATGAGTCTCGCGCCACGCGAACGGATACTGGTTGCGCTCGATACACCCGATCTGGATGCAGCAGTTGCTTTAGCAACCCGGTTGCGCGGGCAGGTTGGCGGCTATAAAGTCGGCCTGGAAATCTGCTCTGCGGTCGGCGTACCCCAGATTGTATCCGCCATGACTGCGGTTGGCGGAAGTGTCTTTCTCGATCTCAAACTGCACGACATTCCGAACACGGTCGCCGGTGCAGTCCGCGCCGTCTGCAACCTCGGCCCGGCAGTCCAGATGTTGACACTCCACTGTAGTGGAGGTAGCGCAATGCTCCGCGCCGCAGTCAATGCAGCCCAAAGCATGCCCTACCGTCCACTGCTGTTGGGCGTTACCGTGCTCACCAGTCTCGATGCCACAGCACTCGCCGGCGAACTGCGTGTCACGTCGGACATCACCGACTACGTAGTTCATCTGGCTCGCATGGCGCAGGATTGTGGTCTCGACGGCGTGGTAGCTTCGCCGCACGAAGTGAGTGCCATTCGTACTGCCTGCCCTCACGTGCGGATAGTCACCCCCGGTATTCGCCCACAGTGGGCCGCAGAAGGTGACCAGCGTCGCGTCATGACACCGGCAGCCGCCCTACGCGCTGGTGCCGACTATCTGGTCATCGGACGACCAATTACTGCGCCACCGGCAATCATCGGCGATCCGGTCACCGCAGTCGCACGGATTCTTGCAGAATTGGAACAGGAATGATAGAAGCTTATGACCGAGGCGAATCTCTTAACCATCCTTCAGGAATTAGGAGCAATTGTCACCAACGACCATATCGTGTACACCTCTGGGCGCCACGGCAGTAGTTATGTCAACAAAGACGCACTCTACCCACACACGGCTGCGGCCAGCATGGTGGGGGCTGCTCTGGCTGGACACTTTGCCACCGCCGGGGTCGAGACCGTTGCCGGGCCAACCATTGGTGGAGTCATTATGGCACAATGGACGGCTCATCACCTGTCGCAGATCTGCGGACGTGAAGTGCTGGCCGTGTATGCCGAAGAAGAGCAGCATGACACCGGCAAGCGACGGGTCTTC
This genomic window from Chloroflexus aurantiacus J-10-fl contains:
- the pyrF gene encoding orotidine-5'-phosphate decarboxylase, coding for MSLAPRERILVALDTPDLDAAVALATRLRGQVGGYKVGLEICSAVGVPQIVSAMTAVGGSVFLDLKLHDIPNTVAGAVRAVCNLGPAVQMLTLHCSGGSAMLRAAVNAAQSMPYRPLLLGVTVLTSLDATALAGELRVTSDITDYVVHLARMAQDCGLDGVVASPHEVSAIRTACPHVRIVTPGIRPQWAAEGDQRRVMTPAAALRAGADYLVIGRPITAPPAIIGDPVTAVARILAELEQE